Genomic segment of Umezawaea sp. Da 62-37:
CCCGTGAACACGTGGGTGTCGCGGTCGGCCGCGCTCAGCACGGCGCCGAGCACCGGGTGTCCGGTGGCGGTCAGGCCGAGTCCGGTCGCGTCGACGGCGCCCTCCGGGGCCGACAGCCAGTACCGCTCGCGCTGGAACGGGTAGGTGGGCAGGTCGACCACGCGCGCGCCGGGGAAGACTGCGCGCCAGTCGGGGGTGGCGCCGCGCAACCGCAGCTGGGCGACGGCCCGTGCGACGGCCTCCCCCTCGTGCCTGCCGCGGCGCAGCGTCGGGATCAACTCCCCGACCGGCTCCGCCAGGACGTCGCGCGCCAGCGTGGTCAGGACGGCGTCGGGGCCGAGTTCGACGAAGTCCGCGACACCCTCCCGCTCCAGGCAGCGGACGCCGTCGGCGAAGCGCACGGCCTCGCGGACGTGGCGCACCCAGTACTCGGGGGAGGTGATCCCGCCCGAGAGGTCACCGGTCACGTTGGAGACGACGGGGATCCGCGGCGGGTGGAAGGTCAGGGTGCGCACGACGGCGCGGAAGTCGTCGAGCACCTCGTCCATGTGCGGGGAGTGGAACGCGTGCGACACCGCCAGGCGCGCGGTGCGGGCACCCTTCTCCCGCCACGCGGCCGCGACCTCGTCCGCCGCGTCGGCGTCGCCGGAGATCACGACGGCCCGCGGGCCGTTGACGGCGGCGATGTCGACCCGGCCGCCGTGGGGGGCGAGCGTGCCGCGCACGGCCTCCTCGTCGGCCTCGATCGCGATCATCGCGCCACCGCCGCGGGCGGCCTGCATGAGCCTGCCGCGCTCGGCGACCAGGCGGCACGCGTCGGGCAGGTCGAGCACGCCCGCCGCGCACACCGCCGCGATCTCGCCGATGGAGTGGCCCAGCAGGTAGTCCGGGGTGATCCCGTAGTGCTCGAACAGCCGGAACAGCGACACCTCGACGGCGAACAGCGCGGCCTGGGTGAACACCGTGTCGTCCAGGAGCTTCGCCTCCGGCGAGTCCGCCTCGGCGAACAGGACTTCCTTGAGCGGTCGGGGCAGCAACGGGTCCAGGTGGCGGCACACCTCGTCGAGGGCCGCCGCGAACGCGGGGTGCGTCGCGTGCAGACCGCTGCCCATGCCCGGTCCCTGGCTGCCCTGTCCGGTGAACAGGAAGGCGGTCTTCCCCCGTGCACCGGTGTCCGGCACGGTCGTGTCGCCGCGGGCGATGGCGGTGAGACCGCGCAGCAAGGAGTCGCGGTCCGCGCCGACCGCCGCGGCACCGCGGGCGAGCAGCGCGCGTCCGGTGGCCAACGAGTACCCGACGTCCGCCACCGGCAGGTCGGGGTGCTCCTCGACGTACCGGGCGAGGCGGGTGGCCTGCGCGCGCACGGCTTCCTCGTTCTTGCCGGTCACGATCCACGGGACGACGCCGTCGTGCGGGAGGGCCGCCGGTTCGGGGTCGGGGGCCTGTTCGAGGACGACGTGGGCGTTGGTGCCGCTGATCCCGAACGCCGACACGCCCGCGCGCCTCGGCCGTGTCACCGCGGGCCACTCCCGTTGCCCGGACAGCACTTCCAGTCCGCTGGCGGCCCAGTCGACGTGCGGTGACAGCTCGTCCGAGTGCAGCGAGCGCGGCAGCACCCCGGCCGACAGCGCCCCCACCATCTTGATCACGCCGCCGACGCCCGCCGCGGCCTGGGCGTGGCCGATGTTCGACTTCAACGACCCCAGGAACAGCGGGCGCTCCGCCGTCCGTCCCCTGCCGTAGACCGCGGCCAGCGCCTCGGCCTCGACGGGGTCCCCGAGCACGGTCCCGGTGCCGTGCGCCTCCACCGCGTCCACATCGGACGGTACCAGTCCCGCGTCCGTCAACGCGGAGCGGATCACGGCCTCCTGGGACGGGCCGTGCGGCGCTGTCAGCCCGTTGGACGCGCCGTCCTGGTTCACCGCGCTCCCCCGCACCACGGCGAGCACCCTGTGCCCGCGCCGCCGGGCGTCCGACAGCCGTTCCACCAGCAGCAGCCCCACACCCTCGGACCACCCGGTGCCGTCCGCCCCGGCTCCGAAGGACCGGCACCGGCCGTCCGCCGACAGTCCGCGCTGCCGCGAGAACTCGACGAAGGTGTTGGGGCTGCTCATGACGGTGACACCGCCGGCGAGCGCGAGGTCGCACTCACCCGACCGCAGGGAGCGGACGGCCAGGTGCAGCGCCACCAACGACGACGAGCACGCCGTGTCGACCGTCATCGCGGGGCCTTGCAGGCCGAAGGTGTAGGACAACCGTCCTGACAGGACACTGGACAGGTTGCCCGCGAGCAGGAAGCCCTCGAACTCCTCGGGGGCGACCGCGAGTCGGGAGGCGTAGTCGTCGTACATGGCGCCGGTGAAGACACCGGTGTTGCCGCCGTGCAGCGACTCCGGGTCGATGCCCGCGCTCTCGAACGCCTCCCACGCGGTTTCCAGCAGCAGCCGCTGCTGCGGGTCGGTCGCGGTCGCCTCGCGCGGGGACAAGCCGAAGAACTCGCGGTCGAACAGGTCTGCGTCGTGCAGGAAGCCGCCGTCGCGTGTGTAGGACGTGCCGGTGCGCTCGGGGTCCGGGTCGTAGAGCCCGTCGAGGTCCCAGCCGCGGTTGGTCGGGAACCCGCCCACGGCGTCCACGCCGTCGGCCACCAGGCGCCACAGGTCCTCCGGCGAGGTCACGCCGCCGGGGAAGCGGCACGCCATCCCCACGATCGCCACCGGCTCGTCGGCGCGGACCCGCGCCGCGGGTCGGGGTTTCGGCTTCTCCGCCGTCACCAGGGACAGCAGGTGCTCGGCGAGCCGGGCGGGCGTGGGGTGGTCGAAGGTCACCGCGGCGGGCAGCCGCAGGCCGGTGGCCGTGCCCAGGCGGGCGCGCAGGTCCATGCCCGCCAGGGAGTCGAAGCCGAGGGAGGCGAACGTGCTCCGGGCCGCCACGGGGCTGGGGTGGCCGAGCACCGACGCGGCTTCGGCGCGGACCAGATCGAGGACGGCGTCCGCTCGTGCGGCGTCGGGCAGCGCGGTGATCCGGCCCGCCCAGCCCGCCGTGGACCGGGCGCGAACGGCCGGGCGAACGGGTTCCGGCGCGGCGGGCACCACGAGCGTCCCGCCCGCGGCGAGGGCGGCGTCGAACAGGGCGAGGCCACGGGCGGGGGTCAGCGGCCGGACCCCGGCGCGCTCCCAGCGGGCCAGGTCGGTCGCGGTCAGCCCGGACCCCATGCCCGCGTCCCACAGCCCCCAGGCCAGCGAGGTTCCCACGAGGCCGCGGGACGCGCGGTGGTGGGCCAGGGCGTCGAGGACCGTGTTGGCGGCGGCGTAGTTGGCCTGGCCCGCCGTGCCGGTGATGCCCGAGAGGGAGGAGAACAGGACGAACGCCGTCAGGTCCAGGCCCTCGGTCACCTCGTGGAGCACTCGCGCGGCATCGGCCTTCGGCCGCATGACCTCGGCCAGGCCCGCCTCGGTCAGTGTCTCGACGGTCGCGTCGGCCAGGACGCCCGCGGCGTGCACCACGGCCGTCACCGGGTGTTCGGCGACAAGTGCGGCCATCGCCGTGCGGTCCGCGACGTCGGCGGCGGTGATGGTGACGCTCGCACCCGCCGCGGTCAGGACGGCGGCGAGGACGTCCGCGCCCGGCGCGTCCGGTCCGCGGCGGCTGACGAGCAGGAGGCGTCGGACACCGTGCTCGGCCACCAGGTGACGGGCGACGAGGGCTCCGAGGCCACCGATCCCGCCGGTGATCAGCACCGTGCCCGCCGGGTCGAACCGCACGGGCGTCCCCGGCCGGTGGCTCCGGACCAGGCGGGGGACGTGGAGTGCTCCCGCGCGAACGGCCGCCTGCGGCTCCTGCGGCACCGCCGGCGGTTGGGCGGTGGTGTCGTCGAGGTCGACGAGCAGCACCCGGTCGGGGTGCTCGGACTGCACGGAGCGGACGAAACCCCAGATCCCGGCGGCGTCGAGGTCCACCTCGTCGGTGGGGAGCACGGCGACGGCGTTCCGGGTGACCAGGAGCAGCCTGGCCCCCTCGGCGTGGTCGCCCGCCAACCAGTCCTGGACCACGCGCAGAGTGCCCGCGACCGTGTCGACGTGGACGACGTCCTGCGGGAGGTCGGCGACCGGGACGGGGATCACCGGCCAGTCCACAGTGGACAAAGAGGTCGTGGTGGGTGCCGGGCGCAGCGTCAAGGCGGTGACCGCGGCGACGACGGTGCCGTCGGGTTCGGCCAGCACCAGCGTGGTGGTGCCGTCCTCGTTCGGCGTGCTTCGGACCCGCAACTTGTTGGCGCTGCTAGGGTTCAGGGTGACACCGTGCCAGCTGAACGGCAGCAGGAGCGCGTCGCCGAGCACGACGGCGTGCAGGGCCGCGTCCAGCAGGGCCGGGTGCACGCGGAACTTCCCGGTGCTCGCCGGCAGCGCGATCTCGGCGTAGGTCGACGTCCCGGACCGCCAGACGGCCTCCAGGCCCTGGAAAGCGGGTCCGTAGTGGTAGCCGAGGTCCGCCAGGCGCTCGTACACGTCGTCGATCGACACGGCCGTCGCGTCGTCGGGCCACGCGAGGTCGACGGTCGGCACGGTGGCAGGCGCGAGGACACCGGTGGCGTGCCGGGTCCACGTCCCCGTCCCGGAGCGAGCGTGGATGGTGAAGGCGCGGTGGCCGTCGGGGTCCGGGGCGGCCACGTGGAGCCGGAGTGCGGTGTCCGCCAGCAGTTCCAGCGGCGCCTCCAGGATCAGCTCGTCCACGTGGGGGACGCCGAGCCGATCACCGGCCGACACGACCAGTTCGAGGAAGGCCGTGGCGGGCAGCAGGACGCGCCCGGCGATGGTGTGGTCGGCCAGCCACCCGTGGGTGGTCGGGCTGACGCGTCCGGTGAACACGGTGTCGGCCTGGTCGATCCCCTCCAGTTCACCGGTGAGGAAGGGGTGGTCGGTCGACAGGAGGCCCAGGGCGCGCGCGTCGGTGCGCGCGACCGGCGTCGACCAGAAGTGCTGCCGCTGGAAGGCGTACGTGGGCAGCGGAACCGGGGTGGCGCGGGGGAAGAACGAGCCCGCGCGCAGCGGCGCGCCGTTCACGAACGCCTTGGCGAGACCGGCGCCGAAGGTCTCGGCCTCGTCGTGGCCCGACCGCAGCAGCGGGGCCACCGTCGCGGTGTCCCCCAGGGTGTTCGCGGCCAACGGCGTCAGGACGGCGTCGGGGCCGACCTCGACGAACACCGTGGCGCCCAGCGCGGCGAGTCGGCGAACCGCGTCGGCGAACAGGACGGTGTCGCGGATCTGCCGCGTCCAGTAGTCCGGCGAGGTGAGCTGCTCGGTGGTGGCCCGCTCGCCGGTGACGGTCGAGACGACCGGGATGCGCGGGGGGTGGAAGTCGAGATCCGCCGCGACCGCCCGGAAGTCCGCCAGGACACCGTCCATGTGCGGGGAGTGGAAGGCGTGGCTCACGGTGAGGCGGCGCACGCGGCGACCCGCCTCGCGCCACCGCTCGGCGACGCGCTCGGCCTCGTCCTCGTCGCCCGACACGACCACCGCGCGGGGACCGTTGACGGCCGCGATCGACACCCCGCCCGTGAGCGAGTCCCGCACCTCGTCCGGGTCGGCCTCGATCGCGATCATCGCGCCGCCCTTCGGCGCGGCCTGCATCAACCGGCCGCGGGCCGCCACGAGCCGCGCGGCGTCGGGCAGGGAGAGCACACCGGCCGCGTGGGCCGCGCCGATCTCGCCGATCGAGTGCCCGGCCAGCAGGTCGGGGACGGTGCCGTGGTGGTCGAGCAGTCGGAAGAGGGCCGTCTCCAGGGCGAACAGGGCGGGTTGGGTGTAGGAGGTGAGGTGCAGCGCGCTGTCGTCAGCGGCGAACATGACGTCGCGCAACGGCTTGTCGAGCAAGCCGTCGAAGGCGGCGCAGACCTCGTCGAGGGCCGCGGCGAAGACCGGGTGGGCGGCGTGCAGCCCACGGCCCATGCCCCCGCGCTGGGCGCCCTGGCCGGTGAACAGGAAGGCCGTGCGACCTGCGGCGGCCGCCGAACCGCGGTGCAGGGTCGACACGTCGGCGCCGGTCGCGAGCGCGTCCAGCCCGGCTCGGAGGTCCCCGAGGATCGCGGCGCGGTGCTCGAAGACCGAGCGCGTGGTGGCGAGTGCGAGTCCGACATCCGCGGGATCCGCGCCGGTCGTGTCGAGGTGGGCGCGCAGCCGGGAGGCCTGGGCCCGCAACGCGTCCTCGCCGCGGGCGCTCAGCACCCACGGGCCCGCGACGCCGGGGGCGCTACCGGTCGCGGGCTCGGTCACGGTCGGGTCGGTGTCGGGGGCCTGTTCGAGGATGAGGTGCGCGTTGGTGCCGCTGATCCCGAACGAGGAGATCCCCGCCCGCCGCGGCCTCCCCAGCTCGGGCCAATCGTGCTGCTCCGACAGCAGGACCAGGCCGTTGCCCGCCCAGTCCACGTGCGGCGTCGGCGGGTCGGCGTGCAGCGACCTCGGCAGCACGCCCGTCCGC
This window contains:
- a CDS encoding type I polyketide synthase; this translates as MSAENTHRVPEPELEAVAVIGYACRFPGADGPDAYWRLLDEGRDAIGDAPDGRWDGVPGPRRGGFLDAVGDFDAPFFHVSPREAAAMDPQQRLVLELVWEAIEDAGIVASALRSTSTSVFVGALRDDYAALVHQQGDQAVTQHTMTGVNRAIIANRVSYHLGVHGPSLSVDTAQSSSLTAVHLACASLRGGESPLAVAAGVNLNLLPGNVLAELRFGALSPDGTTYAFDGRANGFVPGEGGGVVVLKLLSRALADGDRVHGVILGSALNNDGATDGLTVPSAPAQEAMLREAYGKSGISFDAVQYVELHGTGTPVGDPIEAAALGAVLGAGRAATERLRVGSVKTNIGHLESAAGIAGLIKVLLGIRHRRLPASLNFEAPAPRTCLVRLGLEVQRELTSWPREDRPLVAGVSSFGMGGTNCHVVVSEPPPTATGAPAASRDRAALSWPVSGHTEAALRAQAARLREFALDHPEHSEVSVATALVSRRETFDHRAVVTAADRDGLLRGLAALAAGTPSAAVVSGAVAPGRLGFLFTGQGAQRVGMGRGLHDAFPVYARAFDEVAAQLDPVLDRPLADVVAEGGADLDRTGYTQPALFAVEVALFRLLESWGLRPDFLAGHSIGEISAAHVAGVLSLPDAARLVAVRSRLMQALPEGGAMVAVRATEAEVRDLVDAEEGLAVAAVNGPEAVVISGDTDAAERVAAVLAERGHKTKRLDVSHAFHSPHVDAVLDEFRTAVSSLTFAPPRIPVVSTVTGEVATAAEFTSPDYWVEQVRRPVRFLDAVRTLAAEGVTTLLELGPDGVLSAAAATCVPEAVVAVPLLRADRPDVATALAAVARAHVRGHAVEWTSVLGDDPAAARVDLPTYAFQRRHHWFDISARPATTPAATAEPRRPVDDSLDVEDLVHAHIAAVLGTGPGERASVHTPFTDLGFTSLMGTELRTALANATGLPLPSGLLYAQPTPAALTAFLQSEVEGAGPVDATARERVRGDEPIAIVGMACRFPGGVSSPEELWKLVADGVDAVGEFPADRGWDVDLHDPEPGLPGRSTVRHGGFLHDAGEFDAAFFGISPREAEAMDPQQRLLLETAWEAVERAGIDPKSLKGSNSGVFVGATALEYGPRMTEASESTHGHVLTGTTTSVASGRVAYQLGLTGPAMTVDTACSSSLVALHLAVRSLRSGECDLALAGGAAVMSTPGMFVEFSRQRGLAADGRCRSFGAGADGTGWSEGVGLVLVERLSDARRAGHHVLAVVRGSAVNQDGASNGLTAPHGPSQEAVIRSALADAGLAPSDVDAVEAHGTGTVLGDPVEAEALAAVYGKGRTGDRRLFLGSLKSNIGHAQAAAGIGGVIKMVGAVRTGVLPRSLHADPPTPHVDWAGNGLVLLSEQHDWPELGRPRRAGISSFGISGTNAHLILEQAPDTDPTVTEPATGSAPGVAGPWVLSARGEDALRAQASRLRAHLDTTGADPADVGLALATTRSVFEHRAAILGDLRAGLDALATGADVSTLHRGSAAAAGRTAFLFTGQGAQRGGMGRGLHAAHPVFAAALDEVCAAFDGLLDKPLRDVMFAADDSALHLTSYTQPALFALETALFRLLDHHGTVPDLLAGHSIGEIGAAHAAGVLSLPDAARLVAARGRLMQAAPKGGAMIAIEADPDEVRDSLTGGVSIAAVNGPRAVVVSGDEDEAERVAERWREAGRRVRRLTVSHAFHSPHMDGVLADFRAVAADLDFHPPRIPVVSTVTGERATTEQLTSPDYWTRQIRDTVLFADAVRRLAALGATVFVEVGPDAVLTPLAANTLGDTATVAPLLRSGHDEAETFGAGLAKAFVNGAPLRAGSFFPRATPVPLPTYAFQRQHFWSTPVARTDARALGLLSTDHPFLTGELEGIDQADTVFTGRVSPTTHGWLADHTIAGRVLLPATAFLELVVSAGDRLGVPHVDELILEAPLELLADTALRLHVAAPDPDGHRAFTIHARSGTGTWTRHATGVLAPATVPTVDLAWPDDATAVSIDDVYERLADLGYHYGPAFQGLEAVWRSGTSTYAEIALPASTGKFRVHPALLDAALHAVVLGDALLLPFSWHGVTLNPSSANKLRVRSTPNEDGTTTLVLAEPDGTVVAAVTALTLRPAPTTTSLSTVDWPVIPVPVADLPQDVVHVDTVAGTLRVVQDWLAGDHAEGARLLLVTRNAVAVLPTDEVDLDAAGIWGFVRSVQSEHPDRVLLVDLDDTTAQPPAVPQEPQAAVRAGALHVPRLVRSHRPGTPVRFDPAGTVLITGGIGGLGALVARHLVAEHGVRRLLLVSRRGPDAPGADVLAAVLTAAGASVTITAADVADRTAMAALVAEHPVTAVVHAAGVLADATVETLTEAGLAEVMRPKADAARVLHEVTEGLDLTAFVLFSSLSGITGTAGQANYAAANTVLDALAHHRASRGLVGTSLAWGLWDAGMGSGLTATDLARWERAGVRPLTPARGLALFDAALAAGGTLVVPAAPEPVRPAVRARSTAGWAGRITALPDAARADAVLDLVRAEAASVLGHPSPVAARSTFASLGFDSLAGMDLRARLGTATGLRLPAAVTFDHPTPARLAEHLLSLVTAEKPKPRPAARVRADEPVAIVGMACRFPGGVTSPEDLWRLVADGVDAVGGFPTNRGWDLDGLYDPDPERTGTSYTRDGGFLHDADLFDREFFGLSPREATATDPQQRLLLETAWEAFESAGIDPESLHGGNTGVFTGAMYDDYASRLAVAPEEFEGFLLAGNLSSVLSGRLSYTFGLQGPAMTVDTACSSSLVALHLAVRSLRSGECDLALAGGVTVMSSPNTFVEFSRQRGLSADGRCRSFGAGADGTGWSEGVGLLLVERLSDARRRGHRVLAVVRGSAVNQDGASNGLTAPHGPSQEAVIRSALTDAGLVPSDVDAVEAHGTGTVLGDPVEAEALAAVYGRGRTAERPLFLGSLKSNIGHAQAAAGVGGVIKMVGALSAGVLPRSLHSDELSPHVDWAASGLEVLSGQREWPAVTRPRRAGVSAFGISGTNAHVVLEQAPDPEPAALPHDGVVPWIVTGKNEEAVRAQATRLARYVEEHPDLPVADVGYSLATGRALLARGAAAVGADRDSLLRGLTAIARGDTTVPDTGARGKTAFLFTGQGSQGPGMGSGLHATHPAFAAALDEVCRHLDPLLPRPLKEVLFAEADSPEAKLLDDTVFTQAALFAVEVSLFRLFEHYGITPDYLLGHSIGEIAAVCAAGVLDLPDACRLVAERGRLMQAARGGGAMIAIEADEEAVRGTLAPHGGRVDIAAVNGPRAVVISGDADAADEVAAAWREKGARTARLAVSHAFHSPHMDEVLDDFRAVVRTLTFHPPRIPVVSNVTGDLSGGITSPEYWVRHVREAVRFADGVRCLEREGVADFVELGPDAVLTTLARDVLAEPVGELIPTLRRGRHEGEAVARAVAQLRLRGATPDWRAVFPGARVVDLPTYPFQRERYWLSAPEGAVDATGLGLTATGHPVLGAVLSAADRDTHVFTGLLSVRTHPWLADHVVAGVTLVPATAVVEMAVSAGRVVGVPRIAELTLSAPLVLTSGALRLQFTVGEADEGGHRDFTLHARPDDGPWTTHAEGSLTASADSGASPIPWPPTADEVSLEDFHDAFPGYGPAFRGLRRVWRGEGELFAEVALPEPQRPEARRYALHPALLDAALHPLLLDADAPLVPFTWRGVSLSPSGASVLRVRLRDTGEITIADGAGTPVASVDSLLLRPFERGAVRPGGLYRVEWNPVDAGTSTSGTSVLDARSTGSDVPEAAREVLGRTLRAVRTWLADGQNADSTLVVATRGAVATGAEDVTDLAAAAVWGLVRTAQTEHPGRIVLADLDSDALLLAPGEPQIAVRDGRVLVPRLVAATPAGQAPRWDRGTVLITGATGALGTRLARHLVSEHGARRLLLVSRRGVGEAQDLDADVTFAACDVSDRDALAAVLAAIPDEHPLTAVVHVAGVTDDVVFEDLTEQRLDGVLAAKLDAAWHLHELTKDLDLSAFVLYSSVAGLLGTAGQASYAAANSFLDALAGHRAALGLPAHSLAWGLWEEASALSGHLTEADRRRLARTGLRPLATADALDLFDAAVAGDDAVLAVTRLDTRGLRDPVPPLLAGFAPRAATPAPRPGVDLAGLPESEADRVLTDLVRGHVATVLGHGDPAAVSVGKPFRELGLDSLTSVELRNLLNRSTGLRLSASLVFDHPTPAALVRHLRDLVAPPADEPVTARLGKLTDAVRRAAEDPVVFERVTAELRALLDAAEDAAGRRDGPEDPETLDSASDEELFALINDFS